In Methanosarcinales archaeon, the following are encoded in one genomic region:
- a CDS encoding phosphomannose isomerase type II C-terminal cupin domain → SSDSKVKRINVYSGKRLSFQRHKQRNEHWYVIKGIGLVRLNDKEFQLQSGDSIDIQKGASHRITNPGQDNLVFIEVQTGEYFGEDDIERIEDDFGRE, encoded by the coding sequence AATCGTCCGATAGTAAAGTAAAACGTATTAATGTCTATTCTGGTAAACGATTATCTTTCCAGCGTCACAAGCAAAGAAATGAACACTGGTACGTGATCAAAGGAATCGGGCTGGTACGCCTGAATGATAAAGAGTTCCAGCTTCAATCCGGAGATTCAATTGACATCCAAAAAGGTGCCTCGCACCGGATAACTAACCCCGGCCAGGATAACCTGGTCTTTATAGAAGTCCAAACAGGAGAGTATTTCGGTGAAGACGATATCGAACGTATAGAAGACGATTTTGGACGCGAATAA